One window of Athalia rosae chromosome 4, iyAthRosa1.1, whole genome shotgun sequence genomic DNA carries:
- the LOC110117393 gene encoding transcription factor Adf-1-like gives MIKMNKEELDRNLIILVERNRHLYNKEVAGHKDKILYNNTWASIGAKLKITSDDAIRRWKALRDRFSRLKRSKSEIPSGSSSAQSEEYSWPLYDAPQFLLPHVKSRKSIGNFASTSSQRQKFEDSPDEDDTKCEDDLEYDSDGMDVECIDDLAVKEFLLSEHQKKMLERKLEEATSQSRRPHPVQPSSSKGTIGKKKMQ, from the exons atgataaaaatgaataaggaAGAACTCGACCGGAATTTAATAATCTTGGTGGAGAGGAATCGACACCTCTATAATAAAGAAGTAGCAGGGCATAAGGACAAAATTCTGTATAACAATACTTGGGCCTCAATTGGggccaaattaaaaataacct CCGACGATGCTATCCGGAGATGGAAAGCACTGCGTGATCGTTTCAGCAGATTGAAACGTTCAAAATCGGAGATACCATCAGGATCAAGCTCTGCACAATCTGAAGAGTATTCTTGGCCACTATATGATGCGCCTCAATTCCTATTGCCTCATGTCAAAAGTAGGAA ATCGATTGGGAATTTTGCATCAACTTCATCACAGAGGCAGAAATTTGAAGACAGTCCAGATGAGGATGATACCAAATGTGAGGATGACTTGGAGTATGATTCGGATGGCATGGATGTGGAATGCATCGATGATTTGGCCGTGAAAGAGTTTCTCTTATCTGAACatcaaaagaaaatgttgGAAAGGAAACTTGAAGAAGCAACTTCTCAATCAAGAAGGCCACATCCAGTACAGCCCAGTTCCTCAAAGGGTACaataggcaaaaaaaaaatgcaataa
- the LOC105693015 gene encoding protein ALP1-like: MTHDNEQFFKYTRMTVHQFEKLHNLVRARLTKSSNRRPLSLEHRLVVTIFYLAHGGSMQLTAWSFYVSKSTVSVIIRETCQVIWDVLSKIYLQPPTTEIWENKAMEFNQRWNLPNCIGAMDGKHIMIQCPKKSGSQYFNYKKTFSIILMAICDANYSFTLADVGPFGSQSDGGVFKESAFGQAMDNNELRIPCDKSLPGTDTSFPYFVAADEAFPLKRYIMRPYPGIKLTQKQQIFNYRLSRARRVVENTFGILVSRWRIFRTNIIAEVGTIERIVCATLCLHNFLKNEDSIAQPSYCPENYVGTYDRDGNVISGEWRKNYESQMHDLGRTGSNRSASSVVNLRNTLADYLVSTEGEVEWQYSHVNRGKF, from the exons atgACACACGACAATGAGCAATTCTTTAAATACACACGCATGACTGTCCATCAATTTGAAAAGCTCCATAACCTTGTGAGAGCAAGGCTAACTAAGTCAAGTAATCGAAGGCCACTCAGTTTGGAACATCGCCTAGTCGTCACAATCTT TTATCTTGCTCATGGAGGAAGCATGCAGCTGACAGCTTGGAGCTTCTATGTTTCGAAATCAACTGTGAGCGTCATCATTCGAGAGACCTGCCAGGTCATTTGGGATGTTTTGTCAAAAATATACTTGCAGCCACCAACCACAGAAATTTGGGAAAATAAAGCAATGGAATTCAACCAGCGTTGGAATTTACCTAATTGTATAGGCGCAATGGACGGCAAACACATAATGATACAATGTCCTAAGAAATCTGGTTCTCAATACTtcaattacaaaaaaacgttTAGTATTATTTTAATGGCAATTTGCGATGCAAATTACTCATTCACTCTCGCAGATGTTGGGCCGTTTGGATCTCAGAGCGATGGGGGGGTTTTTAAAGAGTCTGCTTTTGGTCAAGCAATGGATAACAATGAATTGAGAATCCCGTGTGATAAATCGTTGCCTGGAACTGATACAAGTTTTCCATATTTTGTAGCAGCTGATGAGGCATTTCCACTGAAGCGATACATCATGCGACCATATCCAGGAATTAAGTTAACACAAAAGCAACAGATCTTCAACTATCGACTATCCCGAGCACGACGAGTTGTAGAAAATACATTTGGTATTTTAGTGAGTcggtggagaatttttcgtacaaACATAATAGCTGAAGTCGGTACAATTGAGAGAATAGTTTGTGCAACACTATGTTTgcacaattttttgaaaaatgaagattcaATCGCACAACCTAGTTATTGTCCTGAAAATTATGTCGGTACATATGATCGAGACGGCAATGTAATTTCCGGCGAATggcgaaaaaattacgagtcacAGATGCATGACCTGGGACGCACTGGTTCAAATCGCTCTGCAAGCTCCGTTGTAAATTTACGAAATACTCTGGCAGATTATCTTGTATCAACAGAGGGTGAAGTGGAATGGCAGTACTCTCACGTGAACAGaggtaaattttaa